The following proteins are co-located in the Vigna angularis cultivar LongXiaoDou No.4 chromosome 2, ASM1680809v1, whole genome shotgun sequence genome:
- the LOC108326774 gene encoding DUF21 domain-containing protein At4g14240, producing the protein MLHEQRVGMMEFRPGNFVYDAEDIPFGTLWWFFYAGISCLLVLFAGIMSGLTLGLMSLGLVDLEILQQSGSSTEKKQAAAILPVVQKQHQLLVTLLLCNACAMEALPIYLDKIFHPFVAVLLSVTFVLAFGEVIPQAICTRYGLYVGANFVGLVRVLMIICYPIAFPIGKVLDILLGHSHALFRRAQLKALVSIHSQEAGKGGELTHDEATIISGALDLTEKTAEEAMTPIESTFSLDVASKLDWEAIGKILSRGHSRVPVYSGNPKNIIGLLLVKNLLTVRAETETPVSAVSIRRIPRVPADMPLYDILNEFQKGSSHMAAVVKVKRETKYPLATGNIEKSKDKEVIKQSSQLTMPLLARFYEKSEKVVNIDKLSKHAAEQQFQKDVTATNGSHHSLDNVDDGDEVIGIITLEDVFEELLQEEIVDETDVYIDVHRRIRVAAVAAATSVARVPSGRKLAGQKPVAIQNQGN; encoded by the exons ATGTTGCATGAGCAGAGGGTGGGTATGATGGAGTTCCGACCAGGGAATTTCGTCTACGATGCTGAGGATATTCCATTTGGGACTCTCTGGTGGTTCTTTTATGCTGGAATTTCTTGTTTGCTTGTTCTCTTCGCTGGGATTATGTCTGGTCTTACTCTTGGATTAATGTCTCTGGGTCTCGTTGACCTTGAGATTCTCCAGCAGAGTGGTTCTTCCACCGAGAAGAAACAAGCTG CTGCTATTTTGCCCGTTGTTCAGAAGCAGCATCAGTTGCTTGTCACCTTGCTTCTTTGTAACGCCTGTGCCATGGAG GCACTTCCAATTTACCTTGACAAAATTTTTCATCCGTTTGTAGCAGTACTGTTATCTGTGACTTTTGTTCTCGCTTTTGGAGAG GTTATCCCACAAGCTATATGCACGAGATATGGGCTCTATGTTGGTGCTAATTTTGTGGGGCTTGTACGTGTTCTGATGATAATCTGTTATCCAATTGCTTTTCCTATTGGAAAG GTTCTGGATATTTTACTTGGTCATAGTCATGCATTATTTAGACGAGCACAGTTGAAAGCCCTTGTCTCAATCCATAGCCAAGag GCTGGTAAAGGTGGTGAACTCACTCATGACGAGGCAACGATTATCAGCGGAGCATTAGATCTCACGGAGAAG ACTGCTGAGGAGGCCATGACACCAATTGAATCTACATTTTCCTTGGATGTGGCTTCCAAATTGGACTG GGAAGCAATTGGGAAAATTCTTTCACGAGGTCATAGTCGTGTTCCTGTATACAGTGGAAACCCCAAAAATATAATTGGCCTCTTACTA GTAAAGAACCTTCTTACTGTAAGAGCTGAAACAGAGACCCCAGTCAGTGCTGTTTCCATCCGGAGAATTCCAAG AGTTCCAGCAGATATGCCTCTCTATGATATCCTCAACGAGTTTCAAAAAGGAAGCAGTCATATGGCAGCTGTAGTCAAGGTTAAACGAGAGACAAAGTACCCTCTGGCAACTGGTAACATTGAGAAATCCAAGGATAAAGAAGTCATAAAGCAGAGTTCTCAACTAACTATGCCATTACTAGCCAGGTTTTACGAGAAATCAGAAAAGGTTGTCAATATTGACAAACTCTCTAAGCATGCTGCAGAACAACAATTTCAGAAGGATGTCACTGCAACAAATGgttcccaccactctcttgaCAATGTTGACGATGGGGATGAAGTTATTGGAATCATTACCTTGGAAGACGTGTTTGAAGAACTCCTTCAG GAAGAAATTGTGGACGAGACTGATGTGTATATTGATGTACATAGAAG AATACGTGTGGCTGCTGTAGCAGCTGCTACATCTGTGGCACGGGTTCCTTCTGGCCGAAAGTTGGCAGGTCAAAAGCCTGTAGCAATTCAGAATCAG GGGAATTGA